A genomic stretch from Dissulfurispira thermophila includes:
- the rplI gene encoding 50S ribosomal protein L9, with protein sequence MQVILKENVKDLGHIGEVVNVKDGYARNFLIPRGLAVEANPKNIKAMEHEKRKIQELAKKAKASAEELSARIYQTAITIKVKTGEEDRLFGSVTAIDIADALKKEGIDVDRKKIVIDEPIKRLGDYTVSVKIHPDVTAQLNVKVVSE encoded by the coding sequence ATGCAAGTTATTCTTAAAGAGAATGTTAAGGATTTAGGTCATATTGGTGAGGTGGTCAATGTCAAGGATGGGTATGCAAGAAATTTTCTGATACCAAGGGGGCTTGCTGTTGAAGCAAATCCTAAAAATATCAAGGCAATGGAACATGAAAAGAGAAAGATTCAAGAACTCGCAAAAAAGGCAAAGGCATCTGCTGAAGAACTGTCAGCAAGGATCTATCAAACAGCAATCACAATAAAGGTTAAGACAGGCGAAGAGGATAGACTTTTCGGCTCTGTTACTGCTATAGATATTGCAGATGCATTGAAAAAAGAAGGTATCGATGTGGATAGAAAGAAAATTGTAATTGATGAGCCGATAAAGAGACTCGGAGACTATACAGTTAGTGTAAAAATTCATCCTGATGTTACAGCACAACTCAATGTTAAGGTAGTAAGCGAGTAA
- a CDS encoding TrmH family RNA methyltransferase, whose amino-acid sequence MRFITITSPVNAIIKEALKIKQKYARYRHEAFFIEGPHLIEMAVASPHVEIKRVFFTEEFSNKKEGQRLLRLIISSIKCQPPRDIFIRVSEQVLNKLSDTETPQGIAAVMSCKIARLDGISFKEVPFLVVCDGIQDPGNLGTIIRVSDAAGADAVIILPNTCDAFMPKAIRATAGSLFNIPIIYSGLETLFDFIESKNISLYAADVHAQMSIYEFDFKLPVAIAFGNEAHGVSEVLLKRAKGLKIPILGKAESLNVAMAASVCLYEVVRQRIY is encoded by the coding sequence ATGAGATTTATAACAATCACAAGCCCTGTAAATGCAATAATTAAGGAAGCATTAAAAATAAAGCAAAAATACGCCAGATACAGACATGAGGCGTTTTTTATAGAGGGACCACACCTCATAGAAATGGCAGTAGCATCTCCTCATGTAGAGATAAAAAGGGTGTTTTTTACAGAAGAATTTTCAAACAAGAAGGAGGGACAAAGACTTTTAAGGCTGATAATATCGAGCATCAAATGTCAACCGCCAAGAGATATTTTTATTCGGGTATCAGAGCAGGTTTTGAATAAACTTAGTGATACAGAGACACCTCAAGGGATTGCCGCGGTTATGTCTTGTAAAATAGCGAGATTAGATGGTATCAGTTTTAAAGAAGTTCCTTTTCTTGTTGTTTGCGATGGTATTCAGGACCCTGGAAACCTTGGCACAATTATCAGGGTATCTGATGCGGCAGGTGCTGATGCTGTGATTATTCTTCCAAACACATGCGATGCCTTTATGCCAAAGGCAATAAGAGCAACAGCAGGAAGCCTATTTAATATTCCAATTATTTATTCGGGATTAGAGACCCTTTTTGATTTCATTGAGTCGAAAAATATTTCATTATATGCAGCAGATGTTCATGCGCAGATGTCTATTTATGAATTTGATTTTAAATTACCTGTTGCTATTGCCTTTGGTAATGAGGCCCATGGCGTCAGTGAGGTGTTGCTCAAAAGGGCAAAGGGTCTGAAAATTCCAATTTTAGGCAAGGCTGAGAGCTTGAATGTCGCAATGGCAGCATCTGTTTGTTTATATGAGGTTGTGAGGCAGAGAATATATTAA
- a CDS encoding site-2 protease family protein: MRKIPYLHIILFIVTFLTTLTAGALQKGVNIFREPGRIIEGLPFAGTLMTILLCHELSHYIASKKHHTKATLPYFIPAPSIIGTFGAFIKMKSPIITRKALIDIGASGPIAGFIVSVIACIVGLSMSEIAPLSNTEGALSLGDSILFSFLSNVILGVAPDNHDIFLHPVAFAGWIGLFVTSLNLIPVGQLDGGHIAFAILGERHKYLSRALVIVLAILGILYWEGWALWAVLMLILGIKHPPVLYWEVPLDSKRRSIGIFTFIIFVITFIPSPFKFLP; this comes from the coding sequence ATGAGAAAGATCCCATATCTGCATATAATTTTATTCATAGTCACCTTTTTAACGACTCTTACTGCAGGAGCACTGCAGAAGGGCGTGAACATATTCAGGGAGCCTGGTAGGATAATAGAAGGTCTACCATTTGCAGGCACATTGATGACCATACTTTTATGCCATGAATTATCTCACTACATTGCATCAAAGAAGCATCACACAAAGGCAACACTACCATATTTTATTCCGGCTCCATCAATAATAGGAACATTTGGTGCATTCATAAAAATGAAATCGCCTATAATCACGAGAAAGGCGCTTATAGATATAGGCGCATCAGGGCCGATAGCTGGGTTTATTGTTTCTGTTATAGCTTGCATTGTGGGTCTTAGCATGTCGGAGATTGCCCCACTGTCAAATACCGAAGGCGCATTAAGTCTCGGAGATTCAATTTTGTTTTCCTTTTTATCCAATGTAATATTAGGTGTAGCACCTGATAATCATGATATTTTTCTTCATCCTGTGGCATTTGCCGGCTGGATTGGACTTTTTGTCACATCATTAAATCTTATTCCTGTTGGCCAGCTTGATGGAGGACATATAGCCTTTGCCATATTGGGTGAAAGACATAAATATCTATCCAGAGCACTTGTGATCGTCCTTGCAATATTGGGGATTCTTTATTGGGAAGGCTGGGCATTGTGGGCCGTATTGATGCTTATACTCGGAATAAAACACCCGCCTGTGCTTTACTGGGAAGTCCCGCTTGATTCCAAAAGGAGATCCATAGGAATATTCACATTTATAATTTTTGTTATAACATTTATACCTTCGCCTTTTAAGTTTTTGCCATGA
- a CDS encoding ribonuclease J: protein MNGERSLFIIPLGGLEEIGLNMTVFQYADDLIIVDAGLMFPEEDMLGVDFVIPDFSYILENKEKVKGIILTHGHEDHTGALPFLLKEINVPVYGTSLTLALVREKLKEHDIADINLISVRPRDIISLGVFDIEFMRVTHSIVDGVGLGIKTPIGNIVHTGDFKLDPTPVDGELMDFHKFSEYGEKGTLLMLSDSTNAEKGGFTFSEKEVRRAFEDIFSKARGRIIIATFASNIHRIQQVIDVALQYKRHIIMCGKSMVANSQIALDLGYLKMPEDTWVRLENLRDLPDDKVVIITTGSQGEPMSVLSRIAIDEHKHIKIKEGDTVILSAKMIPGNERSIGKIINHLMKRGADVIYEKVSEIHVSGHASKEELKLMINLVRPKYFMPVHGEYRHLKYHARLAEKSGIPSDNIFVMQDGEILEITETGALKNGKINSGRIFIDGKGMGGVEDIVLRDRKRLAHDGIVIVLVGIEKLTKRIVSGPEIISRGFIFEDASQDIINEVRDLMTNTLSDLEDDIISDISLIQAKLRSTLKKYLRNTMDRKPMIMPIIMEV, encoded by the coding sequence ATGAACGGTGAACGGTCTCTCTTTATTATCCCTCTTGGTGGCCTTGAAGAAATCGGTCTGAATATGACCGTGTTTCAGTATGCTGATGACCTTATTATAGTCGATGCTGGATTGATGTTTCCAGAAGAGGATATGCTGGGTGTAGACTTTGTTATTCCAGACTTTTCTTATATTCTTGAAAATAAGGAAAAGGTAAAAGGCATAATCCTTACTCATGGTCATGAAGATCACACAGGTGCATTGCCTTTTTTGCTTAAGGAAATCAATGTTCCTGTCTATGGAACTTCTTTAACCCTTGCCCTTGTCAGAGAGAAATTAAAAGAACACGATATAGCAGACATAAACCTTATTTCTGTAAGGCCAAGAGATATTATTAGTCTTGGTGTATTCGATATAGAATTTATGAGGGTTACACACAGTATTGTTGATGGTGTTGGATTGGGAATTAAAACACCTATTGGCAATATTGTTCATACAGGAGATTTCAAACTCGATCCAACTCCTGTTGATGGAGAATTGATGGATTTTCATAAATTTTCAGAATATGGTGAGAAAGGCACATTACTAATGCTTTCTGATAGCACTAATGCAGAGAAAGGAGGATTCACATTCTCTGAAAAAGAGGTGCGGAGGGCATTTGAGGATATATTTTCAAAGGCAAGGGGAAGGATAATTATTGCTACATTTGCTTCAAACATACACAGGATTCAACAGGTAATTGATGTTGCACTGCAATATAAGAGGCATATAATAATGTGCGGTAAGAGTATGGTGGCTAATTCACAAATTGCTCTTGATCTTGGTTATTTGAAAATGCCAGAAGATACATGGGTGAGGCTTGAAAATTTGAGAGATCTGCCTGATGATAAGGTTGTAATAATAACAACAGGAAGTCAGGGAGAGCCTATGAGTGTTCTTTCTCGGATTGCTATAGATGAGCATAAGCATATAAAAATAAAGGAAGGAGATACTGTTATACTTTCCGCAAAGATGATCCCAGGCAATGAGCGATCTATAGGAAAGATTATAAACCACCTAATGAAAAGGGGGGCTGATGTTATATACGAGAAGGTATCAGAGATACATGTTTCAGGACATGCCTCGAAAGAAGAATTAAAACTTATGATCAATCTTGTAAGGCCAAAGTATTTTATGCCTGTACACGGGGAATATAGGCATCTTAAATATCATGCAAGATTAGCGGAAAAATCAGGCATACCTTCTGATAATATTTTTGTTATGCAAGACGGAGAGATTCTTGAGATAACAGAGACTGGTGCATTAAAAAATGGAAAGATAAATTCAGGAAGAATATTTATTGATGGTAAGGGTATGGGAGGTGTTGAAGATATCGTTCTCAGAGATAGAAAGAGACTTGCACATGATGGAATAGTTATTGTGCTTGTGGGTATAGAGAAGCTCACAAAGAGAATTGTTTCCGGTCCTGAAATAATATCGAGGGGATTTATATTCGAAGATGCATCGCAAGATATAATAAACGAGGTCAGGGATTTAATGACAAATACGCTTTCTGACCTTGAGGACGATATAATTTCTGATATTAGTCTTATTCAGGCAAAATTGCGGTCAACGCTTAAGAAATATTTGAGAAACACAATGGATAGGAAACCCATGATAATGCCTATAATAATGGAAGTATGA